The following coding sequences are from one Canis lupus baileyi chromosome 23, mCanLup2.hap1, whole genome shotgun sequence window:
- the LOC140615342 gene encoding elongation factor 1-alpha 2-like translates to MSQAPDSPAHRFSLQMPWFKGWKAEWKEGTTTRVTRLEALDAILPPTGPANKPLRLPVQDVYKIGGIDTVPVGHVETGFLKPRIVVTFAPTNLTTEVKSVEIHQEALRSDIVGFNVKNAPVKDIRHGCVIGDSKNDPCPPADNHPGQIHAGYTPVLDCHTAHIPCKFAELREKIDQHSGKKLEHNSNALKSGDAAIVQMVPNKVMCLETFSEYLPLGEQTVTMRQTMAIRVIKVVEKKSSMAGKVTKSAVKADKK, encoded by the exons ATGAGCCAGGCCCCAGACTCACCTGCGCACCGCTTCTCCTTGCAGATGCCCTGGTTCAAGGGCTGGAAGGCGGAGTGGAAGGAGGGAACCACCACCAGGGTGACTCGGCTGGAAGCTCTGGACGCCATCCTCCCGCCCACTGGCCCAGCCAACAAGCCCTTGAGGCTCCCTGTGCAGGATGTGTACAAGATTGGAG GCATTGACAcagtgcctgttggccatgtggaGACGGGTTTCCTGAAGCCCAGGATTGTGGTCACTTTTGCCCCCACAAACCTCACTACAGAGGTCAAGTCTGTGGAGATTCATCAGGAGGCCCTGCGCAGTGACATCGTGGGCTTCAATGTGAAGAATGCGCCCGTAAAGGACATTCGCCATGGATGTGTCATTGGAGACAGCAAGAAtgacccctgccccccagct GATAATCATCCTGGGCAGATCCACGCTGGCTATACTCCAGTGCTGGACTGCCATACAGCTCACATCCCCTGCAAATTTGCTGAACTGAGGGAAAAGATTGACCAGCACTCAGGCAAGAAGCTAGAGCACAACTCCAACGCCCTGAAGTCTGGCGATGCAGCCATTGTGCAGATGGTCCCCAACAAAGTCATGTGTCTAGAGACCTTCTCGGAGTACCTACCTCTAGGTGA GCAAACGGTAACAATGAGACAAACAATGGCCATAAGAGTTATTAAGGTGGTGGAGAAGAAGTCGTCTATGGCTGGCAAGGTCACCAAGTCAGCAGTAAAGGCAGACAAGAAGTGA